A window of Kribbella sp. NBC_00382 genomic DNA:
GTCGAGACCGACTTCCCGTCGGCGTGGCTCGACCTCGAGTCGCTGCACGGCGAGCTGCTACGAGAGGCCCGACAGGCCGGCCGCGAACCCTACAGCCGCGAAGACGTCGACGCAGCCGTGACTCGGATGACCCGTGACGGAGCAACCGACGGCAGCACCGTACGGCTGAGCACCGATCCAGACACCGGCCGTGCCCGCGTGATCTTCGAGGACGCAGCCCCTGCGGCCCGCGACGATCTCACCGACACACCGGCCGATACCGACCACCAGGTCGCCGATGATGTCGTTGCCGACGAGTCGTCGTCCGATGACGGCGATGAGTTCGTGGAGAAGTCCCGCGAAGAACACTTCGAGGACTGGATGGACCACGAAGCCGCCCTGCACTACGGCGACCGCGACAACACCGAGAACCTCGACGCCGCCGATGACACCGACGACCCGGTGCCCGTGGAGCTGCGGGGAAAAGGCTGGCTCGGTGACCCGCTGACCGACGCGGACAAAGAGGCCGCGTGGAAGGCCGGCAGCGGTCCAACCGCCGAACGGGAGCGCCCGCCGTACGGGGACTGGGCAGCTCCCGGCTCCCACCAGGGCCAGGAACAAGCCAGCCAAGTCGGAGATCAGGCCGCCGAGCACAGCCGCGACAACAGGGAGAACAACAACGCCGTCACGGACGGCGCCGGAGTCTCGGAACCGATCGAGGCAGCCGAGGCTGCACCTGCCGCGGAGAAGCCGGCGGATGCGAAGACGGCCGATGAGCCGGTTGCGGTGACCGAGACGACGGCGTGTGCGGTCGCGGCGGCGCGTGCCCAGTGTGTCGTCGATCAGGCGCGGCAGCAGCTCGACGCCGCGCAGCAGGCATCCGCGAACGAGCGCGATGAGGAGCTGGCGCGCTGGCACCGCGACGACACCGCAGCACAGACCGACAACGAGCACCACAAGGACACAGCCGCGGAGCAGGCCGACGACCCGGCCGCCGGTCTGTAGCGCGAAGCGCTGCCCAGGCTCTCCCGCCCCTGGCGGGCGGGAGAGCGACCCGGCCCTAGGGGGCCGGAGCAAGAACAGCCTGGCGCGGGTATGGCGGGCGGCTAAACAGACCGTCCCCCTCCACCCGAATTGGTGCCGGCAGTTCTCACCTGGAGGACGGCGGCGCTCGCTTCGCTCACCGGTCGCTGCGCTCCCTCGCACTTGTCCACCACGTGACAACGGCCGGCACCAATTCGCGCGGAGCCTCTTGGACGGCCTGTTAGGCGGCAGTAGCCGGCAGGCCCCCAAGAACGGGGCTGCCGCCAACACAACGCCCACCAGCGACCAGGCGCCAGGGAGCACACCATGACCAAGAACAAGCCCGCCGGAACCCCCACCCCATGCCAGCCGTGGTGCAACCCAAGCAAGCACCTCCTGTGCGGAGGACCCCTCTGCTGCGGCCACCTCTACGAGAAGCCGCGCCCGGCCCGCAAGACCCGCACGAAGCTGTTCTCCCGGTCGGGTTGGTGACGGCCGATGATGGCGACGAAGCGCACCCGCACTGCGGCGCACCGGCCAGCGGTCCGGCAGCGCCGGTTCCGGCACGACACCCTGACCGCCCTTGACCTCTTCTCCGGATTCGGGGGCCTGACGCAGGGCATCGAGCGGGCCGGGTTCGACGTGATCATGGCCGCCAACCACAACTCCTACAAGGTCGAGGTCCACGAGGCCAACCACCCCACCACCGAGCACTGGATCGCCGATCTCGCCAACCAGGACTCGGCCGACTACCACGATGTGCGGGACCTTCCTGCTGCGGATCTTGTCGCCGCCGGCGTCTCGTGTGTGAACCACTCTCCGGCGAACACGATGAAGGCCTACGAAGAGGGCCTGACGTTGTTCGACATGGACGACCCCGACTACGACGACCGCGTGACCCGGTCGGAACGTGACCGGGCGACGGCCAACTGCGTCTTGCACTACGCCCAGAAGCACCACCCGCGGATGATCCTCATCGAGTGCACGACCCAGCTGCAGTCGTGGGGCAATCTCGTGCCGGGCAAGCGAAAGGTCGGCGACGGCTCGACGTACCGCTGGTGGCTCAAGCAGTTCGACATCGAGGGCTACGACCACAAGGTCGTGTTCCTGAACTCGATGTTCTTCGAGGTCGGCCAGTCCCGTGACCGCGCCTACTGGATCTTCTGGGACAAGAAGCTTGAAGCCCCCGACCTGGAACACCGCCCGATCGCCTGGTGCTCGTTCTGCAGCACGGTGGTGGAGTCACAGCAAAGGTGGAAGACAGGGATCCCGCCGACCGGGACGGTCTGCTACGGCAAGCAGTACGAATACAGCTGCCCGTCGTGCCGCTTCCCCGTGGTTCCGCAGTTCACGCCGTCGCTGGCCGCTCTGGACCTGTCCAACCTGGGCACCCGGATCGGTGACCGCGACAAGCCCCTGGCGCCGTCGACCATGGCCCGCATCGAACGAGCCCGCCAACGGCTCGGTGAGTTCCCCGCGGTGCTCATGCCCGCCAAGGCGACGCGCGGCTCGGAGCGGCACCCGTGGCAGCCGATGTCCACCCAGACCAGCCAGCAAGAAACCGCAATCCTCAGCACCGGTGCAGTCGTGGCCATCGACAACTTCCAGGGCGCTCCACGCGGCGCTGGTGATCCGCTGCCGACGCAGGGCGGCTCGGAAACGATGGCGCTCCTGTCGAGTGCGGTCCTTCCGTTCAGGAAGAACACCAGGCCCACGATGCACGCTGAGGCGATGCCGACCGTGACGGCCGAGCAGATCCCCGGTCTGCTGTTCGCGAGCTGGTACAAGCAGAACGGTTCGACCGGCACCGAGACCGCACCGCATCCGCTGACCGACCCGTTCGGCGCGCTGACATCTCGCGACACCACCGCGCTCGTGTTCGCCGAATGGCAGCAGACCCTGGCTGAGCGGCGAGTTGAGGATCTCAAGTTCCGGATGATGGGGCCACACGAGATCGGTCGCGGCTGCGGCTTCGATCCCGACTTCGGCGACCACCACGGCACCTACAAGGTCTGGGGATCAGCCCGCGACCAGGTCGACGGCTACGGCAACGCCGTCACCCCTGCGGTCGGCGAGTGGATCGGTACCCGGCTGCGCGCAGTACTCCACCGCGAAGACACCGCCGCATAAGCCCACATCGCCTATTCACCCCTGGGGAGGGGCCGAGCGTGACGACCCCTCCCCAACCTCCAACCACACCAGGAGATCCGGTGACTGAACCACAGCACGACCTGGCCAACGCTGTACAGCTGGACCTGCTCGCCGAACTCGACCCCGGCAACTTCCACGTCATGCTCACCCCGCACGGGGAGCGCTGGCTAGTGTCTTCGATGACCGAGCTGACCGGGCCGAGCCGCTGCAACGACCTCTACACCAGCAGCGTGCACGCCCGGAAATGGGTCAACGCTGCACGCGGCGCCTATTGGGGTCCAGAACTCTCGTTCCACGTCAACACCGACGGCTGGATCGAAGAGGCCGGCCAATGAGCGACCTGAGCAACGGTCTCACACCCGACCTCGCGACCGAACCCGAGGTGATGCTGGAGCCGTTGCGTTGCGTCTACCCCGAATGCGACGGTCTGACGTTCTCCACTCGGCTGGCCCGGAACGAACACGGTTACGCGACTCACCTGCAGGCCGCTCTCGCAGCCATCCAGCAGCCGAACCCCGACTTGTTCAAACCCAGCCCGCAACTCGAGCCGGTCGCCGAGCTACCACTCGACTGGGCAGACCGAGAAGTGCCGCATGGCTGACGTCGATCCGACTCGCCTCTCATCCCTCAGCAAGACCTAGAGATCCCAACCAAGCAACCCACAAAGGAGAACCCGAGATGATCACACCACCCGCCAACACCACTGATGCTCAGGGCAACGGCCCCGCACAGCCTGACGACTTCGAGGTCGCCCATACCGCGATCACCCGCGCGATCCGCGCGATCAACAACGAGCAACGCCCTGGCGACGGCGCCGAGTTCATCACTCACGTGCTCGCCACGGTCGCCGCCAACCTCGGCAGCAGCTACGCCGTGATCCAGGGGCGCCCGGGGTCGTGGGAAGCCTCCGGCGTTGGTCAACTGCTGAGCAGCACCGTCGGTTGCGACGACGAGTTCCTGATGACGTACCGCACCGAACCGGTCGAGATCGTTGCCAGCAGCACCTACGAACTCGACGAACTCGGCATCTACGAGACCTATGAAGCCAGCTTGGCCCACATCCGTCAGACGCTGTTCGGAGATCGTTGGACGCCGGCGCGCGACCAACTGACCGATGCCGAGCTGGAACAGATCGACGACGTTGAAATTGCTCTGATCGACCTCGAAGACAGCGACGCCGCCGAGTACGAGCAGCGGTTCGCTGCCATGGTCGCGGCACGGTGGGAGCAACTGCGGACCGAGAATCCATTGGGCTATCCCACCGAGCTGGGTGTCACCGTCCAATTTGTCACCAGCAGCGACACCCGCGCCCGGACCGATGGGTGGGGTACCGACCTGGCCAGCAGGCTCTACCAGCACGCCCGCGAGAACACGCTGCTGCCCGGCAGCGACACCTTGCCCGACTGGTCGCCCGGATTCGTCGACACCGTCCTGGTCGACGGCCACTGGCCACACCTGCGCATCCCCGAACTCGCCCACTACGGCGTCCCCACAGAGACCCCGAAGGAGAACTGATCATGACCGGCACACCGAACCAGGACACGACCCTAGGAGAAGCTGTGACCGACAAGATCCCCAACGGCGCTGTACTCACTCTCGTCGCCGAGCTGGACAGGCTGGTCTGGGAGGCCGACGGCACCACACCGGTGCTGCTCGATTCCAACGCCGATGTCTGGGTCCTGTACTTCACTGAGGAGGGCGACCCCTACGCCTGCACGCTGCCGATCGAGGGCGAACCCTCGACGTCCCACATCGTCGACCTGGCAACGGTCGCCGGGCACGGGCCACTGCGGGTCCTGTGGAACGGCGACCCCAGGCACCGCTCCCTGACTAGCCCCACCGACGCCACAAGCGTGAAGGGCCTTCAGGAGTGACGATCAAGGTCAGGCTGTCCGGAGAGGCCGACGAGATCGCCCGCCTCCTGGCGCACCTTCGCGAGCACTTCGAGGTCGCCGGCGGGGACCGCACCTACGCCAACCGTGGGTCGTTCGGAGTCCGGGCCTACGCCGAGCTGCGCGAACCAGACGCCGAGACGCCGCACCGGGTCCAGTCTGAAAGAGTCCGCCCCACTGCCAAGGAGGTCGAGCCGTGAGCTTGCCGACCAGGCGGCGACGCAAACCAGAGCCGGTGACCGACGCCGCGCACCAGATGCTCAGCCGGGCAGCGCACTGGCATGCCGATCAAGGACTGTTCGTATTCCCTCTCGCCCCAGGCCGCAAGGTGCCCGCCGTTGCCAAGGACTGGGAAGCTGCCGCGACGACCAATCACCTCACGATCGCGCGCACCTGGCGAGAAGCCCCCTACAACATCGGCGTCGCGACCGGCCCGTCCGGGCTGCTGGTTGTGGACCTCGACTTGCCCAAGACGCCCGACGATCTGCCACCGGCGGAATGGGGTTCTCGAGGAGCCGCCAGCGGCGCAGAAGTGCTCGCGTTGATCGCGGCCGATCACTCAGCGAGCGTGCCGGCCACCTACACCGTGACCACACCGTCGGGAGGACGACACCTCTATTTCCAGCAGCCCAGCGATCGGCAACTGTCCAACACCGCCGGGCGGATCGGCTGGAAGGTCGACACCAGAGGCCACGGCGGATACGTCGTCGGGGCCGGATCACTGATCGGGCAGCGTTACTACCAGGG
This region includes:
- a CDS encoding DNA cytosine methyltransferase; translation: MMATKRTRTAAHRPAVRQRRFRHDTLTALDLFSGFGGLTQGIERAGFDVIMAANHNSYKVEVHEANHPTTEHWIADLANQDSADYHDVRDLPAADLVAAGVSCVNHSPANTMKAYEEGLTLFDMDDPDYDDRVTRSERDRATANCVLHYAQKHHPRMILIECTTQLQSWGNLVPGKRKVGDGSTYRWWLKQFDIEGYDHKVVFLNSMFFEVGQSRDRAYWIFWDKKLEAPDLEHRPIAWCSFCSTVVESQQRWKTGIPPTGTVCYGKQYEYSCPSCRFPVVPQFTPSLAALDLSNLGTRIGDRDKPLAPSTMARIERARQRLGEFPAVLMPAKATRGSERHPWQPMSTQTSQQETAILSTGAVVAIDNFQGAPRGAGDPLPTQGGSETMALLSSAVLPFRKNTRPTMHAEAMPTVTAEQIPGLLFASWYKQNGSTGTETAPHPLTDPFGALTSRDTTALVFAEWQQTLAERRVEDLKFRMMGPHEIGRGCGFDPDFGDHHGTYKVWGSARDQVDGYGNAVTPAVGEWIGTRLRAVLHREDTAA
- a CDS encoding bifunctional DNA primase/polymerase, with amino-acid sequence MTDAAHQMLSRAAHWHADQGLFVFPLAPGRKVPAVAKDWEAAATTNHLTIARTWREAPYNIGVATGPSGLLVVDLDLPKTPDDLPPAEWGSRGAASGAEVLALIAADHSASVPATYTVTTPSGGRHLYFQQPSDRQLSNTAGRIGWKVDTRGHGGYVVGAGSLIGQRYYQGTGTLPAQPLPDWITQALATPEPAEPSPRSGPVSRHTDAYAMAALTGELDKLLKATEGRRNHALNAAAFALGQLVGADMLDEATTRDELISAAGRIGLPRTEAERTITSGLAAGTRHPRKSKRTP
- a CDS encoding DUF3970 family protein codes for the protein MTIKVRLSGEADEIARLLAHLREHFEVAGGDRTYANRGSFGVRAYAELREPDAETPHRVQSERVRPTAKEVEP